One genomic segment of Patescibacteria group bacterium includes these proteins:
- a CDS encoding glutaredoxin family protein: protein MVKVFSTPSCPYCVTLKEFLKEHDIEFEDIDVSQDKVALDEMVKKSGQMGVPVVDIDGQIVIGFDKEKITKLLNL from the coding sequence ATGGTTAAAGTTTTTTCCACCCCAAGCTGTCCATACTGTGTTACTTTAAAAGAATTTTTGAAAGAGCATGATATTGAATTTGAAGATATTGATGTTTCTCAAGATAAAGTTGCTTTGGATGAGATGGTAAAAAAATCAGGCCAGATGGGAGTTCCAGTTGTGGATATAGATGGCCAGATTGTTATTGGCTTTGATAAGGAGAAAATCACTAAATTATTAAATCTATGA
- a CDS encoding thioredoxin family protein, whose translation MNKNLLAIAIIIAGVLIAGAIVYTNYSKSSEEGEVLSSQEAGEKMVNFISDNILQGEAAISLIETLEENGLYKVKFEVEGEEVEWRITKDGELIFPQVIDLAEFELPAEETGQTIGNFSVSNDEVCKENGKPIVYFFGSEECSYCKWEHPVMEEVAAKFEGEIAFHNNMDSEADMDVFSKYSTGGGIPTLVLGCKYYRVGAGTQSGEEKETEYLTALICKLTENKPADVCSSVQDLINEIKD comes from the coding sequence ATGAACAAGAACTTATTAGCAATAGCAATTATTATTGCAGGTGTCCTAATTGCTGGGGCAATCGTTTACACCAACTATTCAAAGTCTTCAGAAGAGGGTGAGGTTTTGTCTTCCCAAGAAGCCGGGGAGAAGATGGTAAATTTTATTAGTGATAATATCTTACAGGGAGAAGCTGCCATTTCTTTAATAGAGACATTGGAAGAGAATGGGTTGTACAAAGTTAAGTTTGAGGTTGAAGGAGAAGAGGTAGAATGGCGTATAACAAAAGATGGAGAGCTTATCTTTCCTCAAGTAATTGATTTAGCAGAATTTGAACTACCGGCAGAAGAGACAGGTCAGACAATTGGGAATTTTTCAGTAAGTAATGATGAAGTTTGTAAAGAGAATGGTAAACCCATTGTTTATTTTTTTGGCTCTGAGGAATGTAGTTATTGTAAATGGGAGCATCCTGTAATGGAAGAGGTGGCAGCAAAATTTGAGGGAGAGATAGCTTTTCATAATAATATGGATTCAGAAGCTGATATGGATGTATTTTCCAAATATAGCACTGGCGGTGGCATACCAACTTTAGTTTTAGGGTGTAAATATTACCGAGTTGGAGCTGGAACCCAATCTGGCGAAGAAAAAGAAACAGAGTATTTAACTGCTTTAATTTGTAAGTTAACAGAGAATAAACCTGCTGACGTCTGTAGCTCTGTTCAAGATTTAATTAACGAAATAAAAGATTAA
- the gap gene encoding type I glyceraldehyde-3-phosphate dehydrogenase translates to MIKIAINGFGRIGRPTFRRIIDNHPDLEVVAINDLTDNKTLAHLLKYDSIYGRYDKEITCAMLAEAEPEKLPWKKLEVDIVLECTGRFTDLQGAKKHIKAGAKKVIISAPGKDPEIPGFVLGVNEEKFDPKKDEIIDMGSCTTNCLAPLVKVLNDNFEIKNGFMTTVHSYTNDQRILDLPHKDLRRTRAAALNIIPTTTGATKAIGKIIPELDGKLDGIAIRVPTPTVSILDLIVEIEKSTTKEKVNAAFKKAANQLKGILRVEEEPLVSTDYIGDTYSAIVDASQTMVKDKLIKVLGWYDNEYGYACRLAEFTEYVGKKL, encoded by the coding sequence ATGATAAAAATTGCTATAAATGGTTTCGGAAGAATAGGTCGTCCTACATTCCGAAGAATTATTGACAATCATCCTGATTTGGAAGTTGTTGCTATTAATGATTTAACTGATAACAAAACATTGGCTCATCTTTTAAAATACGATTCTATATATGGAAGATATGATAAAGAGATTACTTGTGCTATGCTTGCTGAAGCAGAACCGGAGAAACTTCCATGGAAGAAATTAGAAGTTGATATTGTTTTAGAATGCACTGGTCGTTTTACTGATTTGCAAGGAGCTAAAAAACATATTAAAGCAGGCGCAAAAAAAGTAATAATTTCAGCTCCCGGAAAAGACCCAGAGATTCCGGGTTTTGTTTTGGGCGTTAATGAAGAGAAATTTGACCCTAAAAAAGATGAAATTATTGATATGGGCTCTTGCACTACTAATTGTTTGGCTCCGCTCGTAAAAGTTTTAAATGATAATTTTGAAATTAAAAATGGCTTTATGACCACTGTTCACAGCTATACCAATGACCAGAGAATATTGGATTTACCTCACAAGGATTTAAGAAGAACCAGGGCCGCTGCTTTGAATATTATTCCAACTACTACTGGGGCTACCAAAGCAATTGGAAAGATTATCCCTGAATTAGACGGGAAGTTGGATGGAATTGCTATAAGAGTTCCAACTCCAACAGTTTCAATTTTAGATTTAATCGTTGAAATAGAGAAATCAACAACTAAAGAGAAAGTTAATGCTGCATTTAAAAAAGCTGCTAACCAGCTTAAAGGGATTTTGAGAGTAGAAGAAGAGCCATTGGTTTCCACTGACTATATCGGCGACACTTATTCAGCCATTGTTGACGCTTCTCAAACAATGGTTAAAGACAAGTTAATTAAAGTCCTTGGCTGGTATGATAATGAATATGGTTATGCCTGCCGTTTAGCAGAATTCACTGAATACGTAGGCAAGAAATTATAA
- the apgM gene encoding 2,3-bisphosphoglycerate-independent phosphoglycerate mutase, whose translation MKKIVLIIIDGLGDRPIAALGNKTPLEAAKTPNLDFLVENGICGLVEPKFQGATPTSEGAHFSLFGYDPEVYKIRRGIITATGAGLKAKKGDVALRGNFATVDKELNMIDRRAGRIKNPGLLIKALNGIKINNVRFLLKSATEHRLGIIMRGKNLSPDISDGDPHYGKLGKKARKIKPFNKSANAVFTAKVLNKFLKRAGQILKAHPLNKKREKMGLPVANYILVRGASTVKKLPSFKKRYNLKACCIAGKFLYQQIGKILGMDLIKVKGANGLVNTNLKGKVQAVKKALRKYNFVFLHIKATDSLAEDGNFKGKKEFIEKIDGNLKPILNLKDTLIVATADHSTCCSLKRHCSEPIPILIFGDGKDSVKEFSEKVCQKGKLGRIKQTNLMKKVLAIAKK comes from the coding sequence ATGAAAAAGATTGTTTTAATTATTATTGATGGGCTGGGGGATAGGCCGATTGCGGCTCTTGGGAATAAAACCCCGCTTGAAGCAGCTAAGACGCCTAATTTGGATTTTTTAGTTGAAAATGGAATTTGTGGTTTAGTTGAACCTAAGTTTCAAGGCGCTACCCCAACATCTGAAGGCGCCCATTTTTCTTTGTTTGGTTATGACCCTGAAGTTTATAAAATAAGGAGGGGAATTATTACAGCAACAGGCGCTGGGCTTAAAGCAAAAAAAGGAGATGTTGCTTTGAGAGGAAACTTTGCTACTGTTGATAAAGAACTAAATATGATTGATAGAAGAGCTGGCAGAATTAAAAATCCAGGTCTTTTGATTAAAGCTTTAAATGGAATAAAAATTAACAATGTAAGATTTTTATTAAAAAGCGCCACAGAACATAGATTGGGAATTATAATGAGAGGGAAAAATTTGAGCCCTGATATTTCAGACGGTGATCCTCATTATGGAAAACTTGGGAAAAAGGCAAGAAAAATTAAACCTTTTAATAAGAGTGCTAACGCAGTTTTTACAGCTAAAGTTTTGAATAAATTTTTAAAAAGAGCCGGTCAGATTTTAAAAGCTCATCCCTTGAATAAAAAAAGAGAAAAAATGGGATTGCCAGTAGCAAACTATATTTTAGTGAGAGGTGCTTCTACTGTTAAAAAATTACCTTCTTTTAAAAAGAGATATAACTTGAAAGCCTGTTGTATCGCCGGCAAGTTTCTTTATCAACAGATTGGCAAGATTTTAGGGATGGACCTGATAAAAGTTAAAGGAGCTAATGGGCTTGTTAACACAAACTTGAAAGGGAAAGTTCAAGCTGTAAAAAAGGCCCTGAGAAAGTATAATTTTGTTTTCTTACATATTAAGGCAACGGATTCTTTGGCTGAGGACGGGAACTTTAAAGGAAAAAAAGAATTTATTGAGAAGATAGATGGAAATTTGAAACCAATTTTAAATCTTAAAGATACCTTAATAGTAGCTACGGCTGACCATTCCACTTGCTGTTCTCTCAAAAGACATTGTTCAGAGCCGATACCAATTTTAATTTTTGGCGATGGTAAAGATTCGGTGAAAGAATTTTCTGAAAAGGTTTGTCAGAAAGGAAAGTTAGGAAGAATAAAGCAGACAAATTTAATGAAGAAAGTTTTGGCTATTGCCAAGAAATAA